The following are encoded together in the Erwinia sp. E602 genome:
- a CDS encoding bifunctional acetate--CoA ligase family protein/GNAT family N-acetyltransferase, whose translation MSQRGLEALLRPKSIAVIGASTRPERAGYLMMRNLLSGGFSGPVLPVTPKYKAVCGVLAWPDVASLPLSPDLAILCTHARRNLELLAALGERGCKACIILSSPASQAAELQACASRWQIRLLGPNSLGLLAPWQGLNASFSPVPIQQGKLAFISQSAAVSNTILDWAQQRNLGFSWFIALGDSLDIDADDLLDFLARDGKTSAILLYLEHLSDARRFVSAARSAARNKPIVVIKSGRSPHAQQLLKSHGGMDAAWDAAIQRAGLLRVHDTHELFSAVETLSHMRPLRGEKLMIVSNGAAPAALALDALDERNGKLATLSEPLLSALRELLPAGVTPGNPLDLKDDATPERYTRAIALLLDSHDVDALLIIHAPSAVAPATLTAQRVIELIRQHPRSKQLALLTNWCGEHSSLEARRLFSDAGVPTYRTPEGTVTAFMHMVQYRRNQKQLRETPALPPNLTANTQDAHRLIQQALQQGPVTLDTHEVRPILQAYGLATLPTWIAGDSAEAVHIAEQIGYPVALKLRSPDIAHKSEVQGVMLYLRTSTEVQQAADAIIDRVKMTSPQARIHGLLVQSMANRAGSQELRIVVQQDALFGPVIMLGEGGVSWQADRQAVVALPPLNMTLARYLVIQAIKRGKIRGRSALHPLDVAELSRVLVQVSNLIVDCPEIVRLDIHPLLATGDEFTLLDVTLELAEFHGSAEDRLAIRPYPQRLEERVILKDGQPCLFRPILPEDEPLLQQFIGRVTKEDLYYRYFSEINEFTHEDLANMTQIDYDREMAFVAVRQHNGSEEIIGVTRAISDADNTDAEFSVLVRSDLKGLGMGRRLLEKMIGYTRDHGLQQLNGITMPANRSMVALARKLGFSVDVQLEDGIVGLSLALQAAAGMEK comes from the coding sequence ATGAGCCAACGTGGATTAGAAGCGCTGCTGCGACCGAAGTCGATAGCGGTGATCGGTGCCTCAACCCGGCCGGAGCGCGCCGGGTATCTGATGATGCGCAATTTACTCTCCGGCGGCTTCAGCGGGCCGGTACTGCCGGTCACGCCGAAGTACAAAGCGGTCTGCGGCGTGCTGGCCTGGCCGGACGTCGCCAGCCTGCCGCTGTCACCCGACCTGGCGATCCTCTGCACCCACGCGCGGCGCAACCTGGAGCTGCTGGCGGCGCTCGGTGAGCGCGGCTGTAAAGCCTGCATCATCCTCTCTTCACCCGCCAGCCAGGCCGCCGAACTGCAGGCCTGCGCCAGCCGCTGGCAGATCCGCCTGCTTGGCCCCAACAGTCTTGGCCTGCTGGCCCCCTGGCAGGGGCTTAATGCCAGCTTCTCACCGGTGCCGATCCAGCAGGGTAAGCTGGCGTTTATTTCACAGTCCGCCGCGGTTTCTAATACCATTCTGGACTGGGCGCAGCAGCGTAATCTGGGATTCTCCTGGTTTATCGCGCTGGGTGACAGCCTGGATATTGATGCCGACGACCTGCTCGACTTCCTGGCGCGCGACGGCAAAACCAGCGCCATCCTGCTCTATCTGGAGCACCTTAGCGACGCGCGGCGTTTTGTTTCCGCCGCCCGCAGCGCCGCCCGCAATAAACCGATTGTGGTAATCAAAAGCGGCCGCAGCCCGCACGCCCAGCAGCTGCTCAAATCCCACGGCGGGATGGATGCCGCCTGGGATGCCGCCATCCAGCGCGCCGGGCTGCTGCGGGTACATGACACCCACGAGCTGTTTTCCGCGGTGGAAACCCTCAGCCACATGCGGCCGCTGCGCGGTGAGAAACTGATGATCGTCAGCAACGGTGCTGCCCCGGCCGCGCTGGCGCTCGATGCGCTGGACGAGCGCAACGGCAAGCTGGCCACCCTCAGCGAGCCGCTGCTCAGCGCGCTGCGTGAGCTGCTGCCTGCAGGTGTCACCCCCGGCAATCCGCTGGATCTGAAGGATGACGCCACGCCGGAGCGCTACACCCGGGCGATCGCCCTGTTGCTCGACAGCCACGACGTGGATGCGCTGCTGATTATTCACGCCCCCAGCGCCGTCGCGCCGGCTACGCTCACCGCTCAGCGGGTGATTGAACTAATCCGCCAGCATCCGCGCAGTAAGCAGCTGGCGCTGCTGACCAACTGGTGCGGCGAGCACTCCTCGCTGGAGGCTCGTCGGCTGTTCAGCGACGCCGGTGTCCCGACCTACCGAACCCCGGAAGGGACGGTCACCGCCTTTATGCATATGGTGCAGTACCGGCGTAACCAGAAGCAGCTGCGGGAAACCCCGGCGCTGCCGCCTAACCTGACCGCCAATACGCAGGATGCCCACCGGCTGATCCAGCAGGCGCTGCAGCAGGGGCCGGTGACGCTGGATACCCACGAGGTGCGGCCAATCCTGCAGGCCTATGGTCTTGCCACCCTGCCCACCTGGATCGCAGGCGACAGCGCCGAAGCGGTGCATATCGCCGAGCAGATTGGCTACCCGGTGGCGCTGAAGCTGCGTTCGCCGGATATTGCCCACAAATCCGAGGTGCAGGGAGTGATGCTCTACCTGCGCACGTCAACAGAGGTGCAGCAGGCGGCGGACGCGATTATCGACCGGGTGAAGATGACCTCACCACAGGCGCGTATTCACGGGCTGCTGGTACAGAGTATGGCGAACCGTGCCGGCTCACAGGAGCTGCGCATCGTGGTGCAGCAGGATGCGCTGTTTGGCCCGGTGATCATGCTCGGGGAGGGCGGCGTCAGCTGGCAGGCCGACCGCCAGGCGGTGGTCGCGCTACCGCCGTTAAATATGACGCTGGCACGCTATCTGGTCATCCAGGCGATCAAGCGCGGCAAAATTCGCGGGCGCAGCGCGCTGCATCCGCTCGACGTGGCCGAGCTGAGCCGGGTGCTGGTGCAGGTGTCGAACCTGATCGTAGACTGCCCGGAGATCGTCCGCCTGGATATCCATCCGCTGCTGGCCACCGGCGATGAGTTCACCCTGCTGGACGTGACGCTGGAACTGGCCGAATTCCACGGCAGCGCCGAGGACCGGCTGGCAATTCGCCCCTACCCGCAGCGTCTGGAAGAGCGGGTGATCCTTAAGGACGGCCAGCCTTGCCTGTTTCGCCCGATCCTGCCGGAAGATGAACCGCTGCTGCAGCAGTTTATTGGCCGGGTGACCAAAGAGGATCTCTACTACCGCTATTTCAGCGAGATCAACGAGTTCACCCATGAAGATTTGGCCAATATGACCCAGATCGATTACGATCGTGAAATGGCGTTCGTCGCCGTCCGTCAGCATAACGGCAGCGAGGAGATTATCGGCGTTACCCGTGCGATCTCCGATGCCGACAATACCGATGCTGAATTCTCAGTGCTGGTCCGCTCCGATCTGAAAGGGCTGGGCATGGGCCGCCGCCTGCTGGAAAAGATGATCGGCTACACCCGCGACCACGGGCTGCAGCAGCTTAACGGCATCACCATGCCGGCCAACCGCAGCATGGTGGCGCTGGCCCGCAAGCTGGGGTTTAGCGTGGACGTGCAACTGGAAGATGGCATTGTCGGGCTTTCGCTGGCGCTGCAGGCTGCCGCCGGTATGGAAAAGTAA
- a CDS encoding tRNA-uridine aminocarboxypropyltransferase: MTDNAVLRLRTARLARATRPFLARGNRVRRCQRCLLPEKNCLCDTLAPQQARSRFCLVMFDSEPMKPSNTGRLIADILPETEAFGWSRTDPDPALLATVHNPDVQPLVVFPHSYADPGRPVLHAPPLSGKPPLFIMLDGTWTEARKMFRKSPWLDAMPVMSLNLTRPSNYLLRVAHAAGQHCTAEVAAELLLQAGDTAAGEALFQHFDLFRQRYMAGKPHHPLYPAAGGEKGSDDENQSAIA; the protein is encoded by the coding sequence ATGACCGATAATGCCGTTCTTCGTCTGCGAACCGCGCGACTGGCCCGTGCCACCCGCCCTTTTCTCGCCCGTGGCAACCGCGTGCGGCGCTGCCAGCGCTGCCTGCTCCCTGAGAAAAACTGCCTGTGCGACACGCTGGCACCGCAGCAGGCGCGCAGCCGTTTCTGCCTGGTGATGTTCGACAGCGAACCGATGAAACCGAGCAATACCGGGCGGCTGATCGCCGATATTCTGCCGGAGACCGAGGCGTTTGGCTGGTCACGCACCGATCCGGACCCGGCGCTGCTGGCCACCGTCCACAACCCTGACGTGCAGCCGCTGGTGGTGTTTCCCCACAGCTATGCCGACCCCGGCCGGCCGGTGCTGCACGCTCCGCCGCTGAGCGGGAAACCGCCGCTGTTTATTATGCTCGACGGCACCTGGACCGAAGCGCGCAAGATGTTCCGCAAAAGCCCGTGGCTGGACGCGATGCCGGTGATGTCACTCAACCTGACCCGCCCTTCTAACTACCTGCTGCGCGTCGCGCACGCCGCCGGGCAGCACTGCACGGCCGAAGTGGCGGCCGAGCTGCTGTTGCAGGCCGGGGATACCGCCGCCGGAGAGGCGCTGTTTCAACACTTCGACCTGTTCCGCCAGCGCTATATGGCTGGCAAACCGCACCACCCGCTCTATCCGGCCGCCGGCGGTGAGAAAGGCAGCGATGACGAAAATCAATCCGCGATCGCTTAA
- the trxC gene encoding thioredoxin TrxC produces the protein MKTVCASCQSTNRVPEERVNDGAKCGRCGDALFAGQVVDATTATLDKYLQDDLPVVVDFWAPWCGPCRNFAPVYETVARERSGQVRFLKVNTEDERALSSRFRIRSIPTIMVFKQGEVADILSGAMPKAPFDEWLNENL, from the coding sequence ATGAAAACGGTTTGTGCATCCTGCCAGTCAACCAATCGCGTCCCTGAAGAGCGGGTGAATGACGGGGCAAAATGCGGCCGCTGCGGCGACGCGCTGTTTGCCGGCCAGGTGGTGGATGCCACCACCGCCACGCTGGATAAATATCTGCAGGACGACCTGCCGGTAGTGGTTGATTTCTGGGCCCCCTGGTGCGGCCCGTGCCGCAACTTCGCCCCGGTGTATGAAACCGTGGCGCGCGAACGCAGCGGCCAGGTGCGCTTTCTGAAGGTGAATACCGAAGACGAACGCGCGCTGAGCAGCCGCTTTCGCATCCGCAGCATCCCGACCATTATGGTGTTTAAACAGGGCGAAGTGGCGGATATTCTCAGCGGTGCGATGCCCAAAGCGCCGTTTGACGAGTGGCTGAACGAGAACCTGTGA
- a CDS encoding tRNA/rRNA methyltransferase: MNDEFKGKSGKVKVMYVRGEDDGDKRGHNPRTGKGPRPDPKGRPSRSADSKPRGGRDRDEGRSDSPWRTVSRAPGAAVADDKPDHGGISGKSFIDPEQLRRQRLEETRVYGENACQALFQSRPESIVRAWFVQSVTPRFREALKYMAANRKAYHTVDEAELQKASGTEHHGGVCFLIKKRFGMPVSEWLAQAGQKDCVLALEEVGNPHNLGGIMRSCAHFGVKGLLVQDASLLESGAAVRTAEGGAEHVQAISGESFAAGLDAFRKAGYTIVTTSSHQGVTLAQAELPARMVLVLGQERDGLSDSTFEQSDLSVSIGGTGNVESLNVSVATGILLAEWWRQNV; the protein is encoded by the coding sequence ATGAACGACGAATTTAAAGGTAAGAGCGGTAAAGTCAAAGTGATGTATGTCCGCGGTGAAGATGATGGTGACAAACGTGGGCACAATCCACGTACCGGTAAGGGCCCTCGCCCGGATCCCAAAGGCCGTCCTTCACGCAGTGCAGACAGCAAGCCACGTGGCGGGCGCGACCGCGACGAAGGGCGTTCTGACTCGCCGTGGCGCACCGTATCCCGTGCGCCTGGCGCGGCGGTTGCCGATGACAAGCCGGACCACGGCGGTATTAGCGGTAAAAGTTTTATCGACCCTGAGCAGCTGCGCCGTCAGCGTCTGGAAGAGACCCGCGTGTACGGCGAAAACGCCTGTCAGGCGCTGTTCCAGAGCCGCCCGGAGTCGATCGTGCGCGCCTGGTTTGTACAGAGCGTTACGCCGCGTTTCCGTGAAGCGTTAAAATATATGGCGGCTAACCGCAAGGCTTACCACACCGTGGATGAAGCCGAGCTGCAGAAAGCCTCCGGAACCGAGCATCACGGCGGCGTCTGCTTCCTGATTAAAAAACGCTTCGGTATGCCGGTCAGCGAATGGCTGGCGCAGGCCGGCCAGAAAGACTGCGTGCTGGCGCTGGAGGAAGTGGGTAACCCGCACAACCTGGGCGGCATTATGCGCAGCTGCGCGCACTTTGGCGTGAAGGGGCTGCTGGTGCAGGACGCGTCGCTGCTGGAGTCCGGTGCGGCGGTACGTACCGCTGAAGGCGGCGCGGAGCACGTGCAGGCAATCAGCGGTGAGAGCTTTGCTGCGGGCCTTGATGCGTTCCGTAAAGCGGGATACACCATCGTCACCACCTCCAGTCACCAGGGCGTCACGCTGGCGCAGGCAGAACTGCCGGCCAGAATGGTACTGGTACTGGGCCAGGAGCGTGATGGTCTGTCTGACAGCACCTTCGAGCAGAGCGACCTCAGCGTCTCGATCGGCGGTACCGGCAACGTGGAGAGCCTCAACGTCTCCGTGGCGACCGGTATTCTGCTGGCCGAATGGTGGCGTCAGAACGTCTGA
- the emrB gene encoding multidrug efflux MFS transporter permease subunit EmrB — MAQKPLEGAQLVLMTIALSLATFMQVLDSTIANVAIPTIAGNLGASNSQGTWVITSFGVANAISIPITGWLAKRFGEVKLFMWSTIAFALASLACGLSESLTMLIVFRVIQGLVAGPLIPLSQSLLLSNYPPAKRSVALALWSMTVVVAPICGPILGGWISDNYHWGWIFYINVPIAIIVVALALQSLRGRETATVIRPIDTVGLVLLVVGIGCLQVMLDRGKELDWFSSGEIIVLAVVAAVALAALLIWELTDDHPIVDLSLFKMRNFTIGCLSISLAYMLYFGSIVLLPQLLQEVYGYTATWAGLASAPVGILPVLLSPIIGRFSHKLDMRMLVTFSFIMYAVCFYWRAYTFEPGMDFGASAWPQFVQGFAVACFFMPLTAITLSGLPPERLAAASSLSNFTRTLAGSIGTSITTTMWTDRESMHHVYLSESITPYNANSQQVYSQLESMGMSHDQASAWIAQQITNQGLIISANEIFWASAGVFLVLLALVWFARPPFGAGAGGGGARSGGGGGGGAH; from the coding sequence ATGGCACAAAAACCGCTTGAAGGCGCGCAGCTGGTCCTGATGACCATTGCGCTGTCTCTGGCCACCTTTATGCAGGTGCTGGATTCGACCATTGCTAACGTCGCCATCCCGACCATCGCCGGTAATCTGGGGGCCTCTAACTCCCAGGGTACCTGGGTAATCACCTCATTTGGCGTGGCCAACGCCATCTCGATTCCGATCACCGGCTGGCTGGCAAAACGCTTTGGTGAGGTGAAGCTGTTTATGTGGTCGACGATCGCCTTTGCCCTCGCCTCACTGGCCTGTGGCCTGTCGGAAAGTCTGACCATGCTGATCGTCTTCCGCGTGATCCAGGGGTTGGTGGCCGGGCCGTTAATCCCGCTGTCGCAGAGCCTGCTGTTGAGCAACTACCCGCCGGCAAAACGCAGCGTGGCGCTGGCGCTGTGGTCGATGACCGTGGTGGTGGCACCGATCTGTGGCCCGATCCTTGGCGGCTGGATCAGCGACAACTATCACTGGGGCTGGATTTTCTACATCAACGTGCCGATTGCCATCATCGTGGTGGCGCTGGCGTTGCAGTCGCTGCGCGGTCGTGAGACGGCGACGGTGATCCGGCCAATCGACACCGTCGGGCTGGTGCTGCTGGTGGTGGGTATTGGCTGCCTGCAGGTGATGCTCGACCGCGGTAAAGAGCTGGATTGGTTCAGCTCCGGCGAAATTATCGTGCTGGCGGTTGTCGCCGCCGTGGCGCTGGCGGCGCTGCTGATCTGGGAGCTGACCGACGATCACCCGATCGTGGATTTATCGCTGTTTAAGATGCGGAACTTCACCATCGGCTGCCTGTCGATCAGCCTCGCCTACATGCTCTACTTCGGCTCGATCGTGCTGCTGCCGCAGCTGCTGCAGGAGGTGTATGGCTATACGGCCACCTGGGCCGGGCTGGCATCGGCACCGGTCGGCATTCTGCCGGTGCTGCTGTCGCCGATTATCGGCCGCTTCTCGCACAAGCTGGATATGCGCATGCTGGTGACCTTCAGCTTTATTATGTATGCGGTGTGCTTCTACTGGCGCGCTTATACCTTTGAGCCGGGGATGGACTTTGGCGCGTCGGCCTGGCCGCAGTTCGTGCAGGGGTTTGCGGTGGCCTGCTTCTTTATGCCGCTGACGGCAATTACCCTCTCAGGGTTACCGCCGGAGCGACTGGCGGCGGCCTCCAGCCTGTCGAACTTTACCCGCACGCTGGCGGGTTCGATCGGTACCTCGATCACCACCACGATGTGGACCGATCGGGAGTCGATGCACCACGTGTATTTAAGCGAGTCGATCACCCCGTATAACGCCAACAGCCAGCAGGTCTACAGCCAGCTGGAGAGCATGGGGATGAGCCACGATCAGGCTTCCGCCTGGATTGCACAGCAGATCACCAATCAGGGGCTGATTATCTCGGCCAATGAGATCTTCTGGGCTTCCGCCGGCGTGTTCCTGGTGCTGCTGGCGCTGGTGTGGTTCGCCCGGCCGCCGTTTGGTGCAGGAGCGGGCGGCGGCGGCGCGCGCAGCGGCGGCGGTGGCGGTGGCGGCGCTCACTGA
- the emrA gene encoding multidrug efflux MFS transporter periplasmic adaptor subunit EmrA, with product MSANGVTQDPQQPQGKKKTRKRALLLLAVLLVIIAGAYLIYWFLVLRHYQETDDAYVAGNQAQVMAQVSGSVNKVWFDDTDYVKKGDLLVTLDRTDAEQAFEKAQTALATTVRQTHQLIINGKQYQATIALQQTALEQAQADLKRREPLGAANLIGREDLQHARDAVATAKAQLDVALQQYNANQAMILNTSLDNQPAVKQAAAELRDAWLALQRTNVVSPINGYVSRRSVQVGSQITTSTPLLAIVPADNLWVDANFKETQLAGVRIGQPATVVSDIYGDDVVYHGKVVGLDMGTGSVFSLLPAQNATGNWIKVVQRLPVRIELDPQQVAQHPLRIGLSTLVKVDTANRDGAVLATSVRSKPAYESDALALDLAPANQLIADIIRANAG from the coding sequence ATGAGTGCAAATGGGGTGACGCAGGACCCGCAACAGCCGCAGGGGAAGAAAAAGACGCGTAAACGCGCGCTGCTGCTGCTGGCCGTTCTGTTGGTAATTATCGCGGGAGCGTATCTGATTTACTGGTTCCTGGTACTGCGCCATTATCAGGAAACGGATGACGCCTATGTAGCAGGAAACCAGGCGCAGGTGATGGCTCAGGTGTCAGGAAGCGTTAATAAAGTCTGGTTTGATGATACCGATTACGTCAAAAAAGGCGACCTGCTGGTCACGCTGGACCGCACCGACGCTGAGCAGGCGTTTGAAAAAGCGCAGACCGCGCTGGCCACTACCGTGCGCCAGACCCACCAGCTGATCATTAACGGCAAACAGTACCAGGCGACCATCGCACTGCAGCAAACCGCGCTGGAGCAGGCTCAGGCGGATCTCAAGCGCCGCGAGCCGCTGGGTGCCGCTAACCTGATCGGCCGTGAAGACCTGCAGCACGCCCGCGACGCGGTAGCCACCGCCAAAGCGCAGCTCGACGTGGCCCTGCAGCAGTACAACGCCAATCAGGCGATGATCCTTAACACCTCGCTGGACAATCAGCCGGCGGTGAAACAGGCGGCCGCCGAACTGCGTGACGCCTGGCTGGCGCTGCAGCGCACCAACGTGGTCAGCCCAATCAACGGCTACGTGTCACGGCGCAGCGTGCAGGTCGGTTCGCAGATCACCACCAGCACCCCGCTGCTGGCGATCGTGCCGGCCGATAACCTGTGGGTGGATGCGAACTTCAAAGAGACCCAGCTGGCAGGCGTGCGCATCGGCCAGCCGGCCACGGTGGTCAGCGATATCTACGGCGACGACGTGGTGTATCACGGCAAAGTGGTTGGCCTGGATATGGGCACCGGCAGCGTCTTCTCACTGCTGCCGGCGCAGAACGCCACCGGTAACTGGATCAAAGTGGTGCAGCGCCTGCCGGTACGTATCGAGCTGGACCCGCAGCAGGTGGCACAGCATCCGCTGCGCATCGGCCTGTCGACGCTGGTAAAAGTCGATACCGCCAACCGCGACGGCGCGGTGCTGGCCACCAGCGTGCGCAGCAAACCGGCCTATGAAAGTGACGCGCTGGCGCTGGATTTGGCTCCGGCCAATCAGCTTATCGCGGACATTATCCGTGCCAATGCCGGCTAA